Sequence from the Papilio machaon chromosome 21, ilPapMach1.1, whole genome shotgun sequence genome:
aaagtgtcgtgacaatttttcgtaagaattttttccgtctagccccctttcacaacacgcgataaggaacttcgttccaaaaatggtttttcgttattacATAgagacaaatatttaataattaataattgtgttaATATATATTGATTGTTCACAAATAGATGATAAGTtacataaactaattaaagTTAACTAGTGATTGCCCATTGGTCGAAGTGCGACCATAAttcatttttagatttttttttataaaaaataactttttgcaCTTCcactaaatattaacttaaccTCTGTTAATGTCACTTTCATCCGTTTGCGTTCTTTCGTTAAAAAGGGTAGAAAATTTTCGCttcagttattattttaggtagtaaaaaaatgtataaaaacttacaaataaaacatatgcAAACATAAAATGGAATCAGTAATGTTGCACAAATTAACCATGAGTTTTAAAAAGCTTCAAATAAGCAGCAATTCATccactaaccgtgggtttctgagaccaaaatgccccctttaaaacatattgtctctgtttcgtcacaaaataataacaggGATTGAcggtatattttatacatagatcTTGGTCACgaaaaccaacggtaagtctattaaaaattttagtttaaatatacagcaaaattatttttcatttgaaactagcatttacccgcgactccgtccgcgcgaaataaaaaaaatgcacacaagataaaaaagttcatatgtccgtctcctagttctaagctacctccccatcaattttcagctaaatcagttcgatcgatcttgagttataaatagtgtaactaacacgactttcttttatatatatagattaatattatCGTTATATCCTATTATTACGTCACTAaatgttggtttctgagaacaaaatcttGGTATAAAACACATcatcatccctttcattatcatcgacaaaacagagataacagtaTGCTTTTAAACGGgtatttcggtctcagaaacccactgtaaTTCATCAAAGTGTCAACCTTGTATTTCTATTAGCaagcaatattttattctctttaactgttaacgaaaaaatatacaacaatTTCTATTATATAATCTTTTGTCATCTTATAATCTGCATAATAAAAACGAGGtcagacataaaaaaaactcttacaACGCAGCGTGTTTcattcaaagaaataaaaaaaaattaccctgagaACAACCGATGATCTCAATCCCAAACTGACTGCCAAAGCAGTCTTTCCATACATCACGGAGTGTTCACCGTGAAGGATTACTTTTCCCGGAGCTGATACTTCAAGTATATCCATTTTTACAGGtgggttattttttttttcacacacGCGATTCACGTGACCGGGTACTAAAGGATAAAGAAAACCACAGAGTCTATATAATGCTATTGTAATATACTAAACGGTTTTTTACGACTGTTGTTTCCACTGTTCCACTGTTAGCGTCTTCTGCGTGAACGCGTGTATCGTCTTCAACTCCTCTTGCAGTACTGAGTTTACCAGCCTGCGGAACGAATAgcggttatttttttttttactgtcgaggtaattttaattcagCCAGTTATAGGATAATTTCTATGCAACCAgtactattatatttaaagttaaaataaaatattttctactattgcattaaaaaattaaaaatgtgaaaagaaTGTGAAGGTTTCAGCAAATTGTAATTTGACAGACGTATATTATAGTTGATACGAGTTGATTGGCAATAATTTtgcttgtttataaaaatctctACGTTACAAAtgcataaacaatttatattgcaatttgtttataatatcgaaaaaaagtAACTCATTTTACCGGATGTGGATATTTTAAGACATAAAAGAATATCCGGTCGATgtttaaccgtgggttttcattatagtaatattttttacaaaaacatttaaattacaatgtttCAGCTGTTTGTATATAttgtccaatttttttttaaataactcgGCAATAGAATCGGacactaaagaaaaaaaagtatattaatttcGTAAGAATTCGTAAACAAGATTAGTAATAGAAGAAACTAGTAAATTTTActacctaacctacctaactttttaattttcataggGGGAGGTCAGCTGCCCCTCCCCTCTCCtagataaataattgtaaagtttatatataaactactTCGAAATATTAAGATGACTACAATACTTATAGATCCGTATAGATAATTCAAACTACttgactttatttaattaaagaacaaCACATGTTGATATGCGTTCCctttgacataaaaaaatatttatactactAGCCCCTCCCCCCTAGATCTAGACTAGATTATCAGCTGTTGACCcgcttgaaaataataaagcaaGCCGAtactcataaaaaaaacattgcttCTATAACTACGCACACtaatttgcattaaaaagattaattatcATCTCAATGTAAAATCACACAATACCACAAAGAAAAGTACGCACATTTACAATTCTTGTTTATGCAATACGACCtcgatatttattatgtaaaacagATTTCTTATCTCTAAAAACGCGAACACAGACTACCTATAAATTGAAGACATTTTCGTTCGATACGCGTTTCACGCATGCGTATTTGACGGGACAATGTTAAGGAGTGGCCACACGTAATGCGAAGCATCGCGCTGCCGACTGTGACGTCTTCATCACTTGATATAAATGCATGCAATATTATTATGGAGgttgatattataatttagttcatTAATAGCTAGATTCTAGGTTCATATGAAAATTACCTAATTTAAGTAATTCTTGTCTGTTAAACCACTTTTTCACAAGTAAAGGTACatatgtaactcttttcatcgAATGCGttgaattgaatatttaatagtagTGAATTtatcgatataaaaaaagtttacctATGACGCGCAAGTAAAGGCTTCCCTTGGAACTTGTCAGATACAATGACAACTGAGAATTTGGCTCCGCAGCCGTCGCTCTCGTCCGTTACTTcctgttaataaattaaaaaatatatattaacacATGGCATTActgtttttgtatgaaaatgaACTTTCTATGTGATATCACAGAATTTATTCACAGTTTCGTTTAATAAATGAGATCCATCTTCTCTTTTCTTCAAGACTTATTCACTCATGagtactattttaatttagtagggttatttttgttgtgtagtaaaaacaaaattttatttttaatgttatgtatAAGCTTGGGACAGTATTAATACATTCTGAAAGTGTAATAAGTGATGTTGGGAAGAAGAAAAagtcaataattaaatttgttcattttattacagcaaataataatagacaaaTGTATTGTGTacaattatttctgttttacttTCAGCGGTAATGGCAAACATTTCGGCAAAATTAATTGTTGAtaattgaaatacaaaaagaatAGTATAAAGTGAGAACACGAGTAAACAGAAATTAACAGTGGAAAGAGATCTGGAAACTTCACTGGTGGCTTTACATATATTAAGCATATTGTGAGAAATATCATACCTACTagagaaaagaaaaagtaatgactaacaatttttaaaaacatagaatctttagttttatctttttttatcgttttataaactctattcgcatttataaatgtgaataaacCTGCAGTATTATCTGCCATTTTTAATGCGATACTgtaaacagaaatataaattaacatagtCACTATGAAAGGTAATAGAAGTCcgtctttaattaataatgggAGCATACTGAAATTAGACACTAGCAGAAACCAGAAGCACATAAACGGATCTTCCGCAAAATATAAAGCTACAGGAATAGCGACAAGTAGAATTGTCTTTTCATGAACTTGGAATGAAAACAAGAAAAAGGCTAAAGATACATTAATGAGTGataaaatgaatttctttttattgattcttacaaataaatctaaacaaGAAGGCATCGCTGCTAGAGCTGTTGTGAACAGACATATTTTTGCCATCATTTCATTCGTATAAATTGATTTcaacttaataaatacatttataaagcaCCACACATTTGACACTTTATCCTCAAACACTCCACGTTTAAGTGGGAACATTCTATACAAAACATTGGACACAGTATCCCATGAACTTAAAAAAGGATAGTAAATTATACCAAAACTACAAACCACTACAACGGCCAACTTATTAAACTGACTGATAAAACTAAAGATTCTTCTCTTAGGTCCTAcagttataaaacattttcttaaaagataaaagaaaaatggtAAAGAATGATACAATTccatttgtttataattaattgccATCATAAAGAATATAGACGCTAAAATATCACTATCTAGAGCCAAAATGCAAAATGTTGCCGCTATAAACAAGCCCAAAGATATACAATTGTATTGGAAATGACCATGATCTATTAGTATTAAACCTGGATATAACAAGAGAATTGTAGTAGCTACATCTACCcttttgaatacatttttatcccCTTTAGCCTTGACTCTCTCTGCCTCTATACAAAGGCAAAATGCAGCTGgtacataaatgtataaatcacTGA
This genomic interval carries:
- the LOC106714612 gene encoding bolA-like protein 2 — protein: MVYTEAYIKEKLAKELDAVHVEVTDESDGCGAKFSVVIVSDKFQGKPLLARHRLVNSVLQEELKTIHAFTQKTLTVEQWKQQS
- the LOC106714609 gene encoding dolichyl pyrophosphate Man9GlcNAc2 alpha-1,3-glucosyltransferase, with translation MKKNTDGFRLSKDFLLPGILFALVVRWCVAAYPYSGYKSPPMYGDFEAQRHWQEITLHTPLTKWYINTTHNDLEYWGLDYPPLTAYHMLLIAYVGEWLDPESVRLFASRGYENENHKEFMRWTVFFSDLYIYVPAAFCLCIEAERVKAKGDKNVFKRVDVATTILLLYPGLILIDHGHFQYNCISLGLFIAATFCILALDSDILASIFFMMAINYKQMELYHSLPFFFYLLRKCFITVGPKRRIFSFISQFNKLAVVVVCSFGIIYYPFLSSWDTVSNVLYRMFPLKRGVFEDKVSNVWCFINVFIKLKSIYTNEMMAKICLFTTALAAMPSCLDLFVRINKKKFILSLINVSLAFFLFSFQVHEKTILLVAIPVALYFAEDPFMCFWFLLVSNFSMLPLLIKDGLLLPFIVTMLIYISVYSIALKMADNTAGLFTFINANRVYKTIKKDKTKDSMFLKIVSHYFFFSLVGMIFLTICLIYVKPPVKFPDLFPLLISVYSCSHFILFFLYFNYQQLILPKCLPLPLKVKQK